One window of Phycodurus eques isolate BA_2022a chromosome 17, UOR_Pequ_1.1, whole genome shotgun sequence genomic DNA carries:
- the LOC133416391 gene encoding uncharacterized protein LOC133416391, which yields MGEWTILERLLEAAVQQHSTMIGRWPEKGDQRDVRVALFLLDLILLTVVVIFRILIVGIVGEKVYEDEQIMFICNTMQPGCNQACYDKAFPISHIRYWVFQIILVCTPSLCFITYSVHQSAKARDRSYSLLHPYMDHHGHGHHGRHHDHHARKLHSRNINGILVHPDSSKEDHDCLEVKEIPNGPRGLPPTHKSAKVRRQEGISRFYVIQVVFRNALEIGFLAGQYFLYGFNVPGMFECDRYPCVKEVECYVSRPTEKTVFLVFMFAVSGICVVLNLAELNHLGWRKIKTAIRGVQARRKSICEVRKKDVSHLSQAPNLGRTQSSESAYLGTEFAIALQTNIRYLLSSFRLFKPLCCRCKRMLVWKGRPHWVLIDMRAALLRVAYERIDENTARARTRATSRRAVIISSTRETVMRSTRVALLMPCGPKAHAHSEPSSAVQHRLKISWTALPPHCNETWALQGLKHYYVKAASVRPCAGSLSSAPCLGGRGACLPLVAVEANEERDQACVSRFHEKGCVLISDETNAQRLLSRSPNTRTWRRSSLSDALFSLECGEVIDFRPGCLQYLPWQPAQCTVYLAERGLDKRGRRAAQDKTPQVDHYLPEPYNTKINMANRAPAFGLTREVQCKIDKKYNPELEETLVEWIVAQCGPNVARPMSGRPGFQEWLKNGCVLCELINSLTVPNKAIRTIKSTGMAFAQMEQISLFLTAAEKYGVTKTDIFQTVDLYESKDLAAVQRTLAALGSLAVTKNDGNYKGDPSWFHKKAQENKRDFSEEQLSEGKNVIGLQMGTNKLASQAGMTAYGKPRQIINNN from the exons GATCCTGCTAACTGTGGTGGTGATTTTCCGCATCTTGATAGTTGGCATAGTGGGCGAGAAGGTGTACGAGGACGAGCAGATCATGTTCATCTGCAACACCATGCAGCCCGGCTGCAACCAGGCCTGTTACGATAAGGCCTTCCCCATCTCGCACATCCGCTATTGGGTCTTCCAGATCATCTTGGTGTGCACGCCGAGCCTGTGCTTCATCACCTACTCCGTCCACCAGTCGGCCAAAGCTCGGGACCGCAGCTACTCGCTGCTGCACCCTTACATGGACCACCACGGTCACGGTCACCACGGCCGCCATCACGACCATCACGCTCGCAAGCTTCACTCCCGCAACATCAACGGCATCCTGGTGCACCCCGACAGCAGCAAGGAGGATCACGACTGCCTGGAGGTCAAAGAGATCCCCAACGGACCTCGAGGGCTCCCTCCAACGCACAAGAGCGCCAAAGTGCGGCGACAGGAAGGAATCTCCCGTTTCTACGTCATCCAGGTCGTGTTCCGCAACGCCCTGGAGATCGGCTTCTTGGCGGGCCAGTACTTCCTGTACGGCTTCAACGTGCCGGGAATGTTCGAGTGCGACCGCTACCCGTGCGTGAAGGAGGTGGAGTGTTACGTGTCTCGGCCCACGGAAAAGACCGTGTTCCTGGTCTTCATGTTCGCCGTCAGCGGCATTTGCGTGGTGCTCAACCTGGCTGAGCTCAACCACCTCGGCTGGCGGAAGATCAAGACGGCCATCCGCGGCGTGCAGGCCCGACGGAAGTCCATCTGCGAAGTGCGCAAGAAGGACGTTTCCCACCTGTCTCAGGCCCCCAACCTGGGCCGGACCCAGTCCAGCGAGTCGGCCTAC CTCGGAACTGAGTTTGCGATCGCGCTGCAAACCAACATCCGATACCTGTTGTCCAGTTTCAGACTTTTCAAGCCACTTTGTTGTCGTTGTAAGCGCATGCTGGTGTGGAAAGGCAG GCCACACTGGGTTCTTATTGACATGCGAGCGGCACTGCTGCGTGTGGCGTACGAGCGCATCGACGAGAATacagcgcgcgcgcgcacacgcgccACGAGTCG GAGGGCGGTAATCATAAGCAGTACACGCGAGACAGTAATGAGGAGCACACGCGTCGCTCTGCTGATGCCTTGTGGTCCAAAAGCGCACGCCCACTCAGAACCGAGCAGTGCTGTACAACATCGGCTAAAGATCAG CTGGACTGCCCTTCCGCCACATTGCAACGAAACGTGGGCTTTACAAGGACTGAAGCACTATTACGTCAAAGCCgcaag CGTCCGGCCGTGCGCGGGCTCGCTCTCGTCTGCGCCGTGTTTGGGCGGGCGCGGGGCGTGTCTCCCCCTCGTCGCCGTGGAAGCAAACGAGGAACGAGATCAAGCGTGCGTGTCTCGCTTCC ATGAAAAGGGATGCGTGTTGATTTCGGACGAGACAAACGCGCAGCGTCTGCTTTCCCGCTCTCCC AATACGAGGACGTGGAGGCGTAGCTCTTTGTCGGACGCCCTCTTTTCTCTTGAATGTGGTGAAGTCATAGACTTCAGACCAGGCTGTTTGCAGTATTTACCTTGGCAACCTGCACAGTGCACAGTGTACCTTGCTGAAAGGGGATTAGATAAGAGGGGGAGGAGAGCAGCGCAAGACAAGACACCACAAGTGGACCATTACTTACCTGAACCATACAACACAAA GATCAACATGGCAAACAGGGCCCCAGCTTTCGGTCTCACCCGCGAGGTGCAGTGTAAGATTGATAAGAAATACAACCCGGAGTTGGAGGAAACGCTGGTGGAGTGGATCGTGGCCCAGTGTGGACCTAACGTGGCCCGGCCCATGTCGGGCAGACCCGGCTTCCAGGAATGGCTGAAGAATGGATGC GTGCTGTGTGAGCTCATCAACAGCTTGACTGTGCCCAACAAGGCAATCAGAACTATCAAGAGCACCGGAATGGCCTTTGCGCAAATGGAGCAAATCTCCTTGTTCCTCACCGCGGCAGAAAAATACGGAGTGACCAAAACGGACATATTCCAAACTGTCGACCTCTACGAAA GCAAGGATCTGGCAGCTGTCCAGAGGACCTTGGCGGCTCTCGGTAGCTTGGCTGTCACAAAGAATGATGGCAATTACAAAGGAGACCCCAGCTGGTTCCATAA GAAGGCCCAAGAGAACAAGAGGGATTTTTCTGAGGAGCAGCTGAGTGAAGGTAAGAACGTCATCGGCCTGCAAATGGGCACGAACAAGTTGGCGTCTCAAGCTGGCATGACGGCCTACGGGAAACCCAGACAGATCATCAACAACAACTGA